From the bacterium genome, the window TGCCCCGAATTTCCCGTGTTTCCTCACGCGGAGGGGATGCCACAAACCGAATATGCCGTCTCTCAATAAACCAGAGGGCGAGCGCGCCGCCGCAATACCCCACCGAGACGGATATGGGCACTGCGATCTCCGTGCGCGGCATCGCGAGTATCACTCCCAACGCGATCAACGCCACCAAGAACTCCACCATAAAGAAGGAGCGGAAGTTGCGCCGCGCCCTTTGAAATGACCCAAGGCAGTGGTAAGGGAGGTAAACGAGCGCATATGGAACGAGTGCGAACAGATTGGTCCGGATCAGACCGCGAGAACCCGCCGGGAACCCCGGCACGAGCAAATACACCAAGGGCAGGGATAGGATCATAAGCGCGGTGAGTCCTGCACCCAACTTTATAGTCCAGGAAAACAGGATCCCCTCCAGCCGGCGATAAACCTCCCCCCCACCCTCCCTGACGCGGAGGAGGAAGGGAATGCCGACCGAATCGAAGATGTCCCCAAACGTGTTAATGAAGACCGAGACCACGGCCACGGCGATATAGAACGCGTCAAGCCCTATCGAAAGACCGATGTATGCCGTGATCACTACGTGCCGGGAATAGATGGCGATCTTGGAGAGGGAATTGTACAGAGTGGCGGACATTACCCCCTGGATAGCAGTCTGGGGCTTTTTTTCAGCCACGCCTCTCAATTCTTCATGGCCGCATCATGCGCGGTGAGGGAGAATCTCGCCAGCAGGGAGCGGAACTCCCTCGGGGTCATGCGGCGCAGGGCGTTCCCGGCACGTCGGACCCGAAGCAACCGCGGAATCCCGGCGAGAGCGGATACCTCGGCCCGAAGAGTTTCGAGGAACAGTCTACCGATGGAATATTCTCCGGCGAACTTTCCCGCGGCGCCGCGCCCGGAAAGGGCTCCCGCCAGGTGGTACGCATATCGGTATCCGGTGCGTAACGGGGACAGCAGGATTTCACGGGCCGGAAAATTCTTGAAGAGGATCCAGATGCGGTTCCGCTCCACCAGAAACGCTTTCTGCGGGGAATACGCTCCCGTCGTGGCAGAATATTTATGGTACACGACGGCCGTCGGGACGTAAAAGCAGGGCCACCCGGCCCACCGGGCGCGCAGGCCAAGGTCGACATCCTCCCCGTACGCGAAAAACGACTCATCCAGCAGGCCGATCCGGTCGAGCATCTCTCTTTTGTACACCCCCGCACACCCGCTCGGCCAGAGGGTCTCCCCCTCCTCGTTGAACCGTCCGCCGTCCTTCTCCAACCTGTCCCGCCCCCGCGCCAAGCCGTCGAGGTAGATCAGGTGCCCCGTGTTGTCGATCTCGTCCCTCCGGTAAAAGTTCAGGATCTTCGGGGTGAACATTCCCGCATCGGGGTGCCTCCGAACGGCGTCGGCCAGGGCGGCGAGCCATCTCGGGTCGGCGGCCGTATCGTTGTTCAGGAGGATCACGTACGATCCCCGCGCGACCCGGATCCCGGCGTTGTTCCCCCCGGCGAAACCGAGGTTCGAGGGAAGCGCGACGGTTAAGACCGCGTCCCCAAAGCGGTCCTTCAGCCAGTCGACGGAGCCGTCAGTCGATCCGTTGTCCACGACGATCGTCTCGAAGTCGCGGAAGGACTGCGACGAGACCGAATCCAGGCACTCCTCCAGCAGGTGGCGCCCGTTCCAGTTCAGGATGATAACGGAAAACAGCGGGGAGTTTGATGATGACGTCGCGAGGTCCGGCGGGCCGCCGTTCACCGGACGCCCGCGCCTCCCTGTATCTGCATCAGGCGGGAGCGCAGGTACGGATCGTCCACCGTTTCCAGTCCCTCCCGGAGGACCCGGATCGCGTTGTCCCGTTGCCCCATCAGCAGGTACATGTTGCTCATCGTATGGTAGGCCATCACCGGGGAGACCCCGAGAAACATGTAGTGGTACGACTCCTGGATAATGTGCTGCGGAAGGATCCCCTTCGAGATCTGGTGGCGACGAACATATTCCTGCATCCCGGGGGCGTTGCGGACAAAGATGACGAAGAGTCCGTCCGAGAAGACCAGCGCCCAGTTGGGGTCGTTGGCGAGGGCCGGCACGATCGGCAGAATCGTCCCCGAGGAGTCCATCGATTTGAGGACGATATAGGTGATGCCGTATTTTTCCAGGACCTTCTCCCACCCCGGCATCGCCCCCGTAACCACCTGATGTTCCGTGAAGACATCCTGGTTGTACGTCCGGCCGTCGATGAAGGTGAGGGCTTCGGGGTACAGCTGCCAGTCGAGGAACCCGCCGATGTCGAAAAAATTGAACATCTTCCCCGGGACCGGGTTCTTCCTCAGGAATTCCGCCGCGGGAAAGGAAAATTTATGCTCGGT encodes:
- a CDS encoding glycosyltransferase family 2 protein — its product is MNGGPPDLATSSSNSPLFSVIILNWNGRHLLEECLDSVSSQSFRDFETIVVDNGSTDGSVDWLKDRFGDAVLTVALPSNLGFAGGNNAGIRVARGSYVILLNNDTAADPRWLAALADAVRRHPDAGMFTPKILNFYRRDEIDNTGHLIYLDGLARGRDRLEKDGGRFNEEGETLWPSGCAGVYKREMLDRIGLLDESFFAYGEDVDLGLRARWAGWPCFYVPTAVVYHKYSATTGAYSPQKAFLVERNRIWILFKNFPAREILLSPLRTGYRYAYHLAGALSGRGAAGKFAGEYSIGRLFLETLRAEVSALAGIPRLLRVRRAGNALRRMTPREFRSLLARFSLTAHDAAMKN